A segment of the Manihot esculenta cultivar AM560-2 chromosome 13, M.esculenta_v8, whole genome shotgun sequence genome:
ACTTTAAAAGAAATCACCTTTCCTTCctttctttcattcttttctttcattcacaaATAATTATTCACTTAAGTTTTCGATtaatattctgaaatttaaaaaataaaagttacagtaaatagataaatttgacaaaaaaaaagacatttcttcccttttattccttttctttttgttcctttttctttttatctacTAGTAACATCTAACCGTCTATCTATTACAGTAACACATATTTCTATCACTCAACTCGTATGTACGAACGTTTCAGAATATCCCTCCATACCATGCAGGCATTTAATTCCTTTTGACATAcatgcggatagtgctgcaaagtGACTGAGCTGGCTCTCCTTACCTTCTGTCACATTATCGAACTAAGTTTTTCATGGGTAAGCCCATGCATGTAATCAGTCTGGTCCGCCTCTCCTTGCAGGGCTGAATCACGCGATATTGAACCGATCTACTTGTCTGTGTCTTGATGGGCCATATCCTTCTTCAGGGCAGGCTTCATCCCGGTGAGGGAAGTCCGGCGGTTATCATCCATCAAAAGCATATTGAAGTATCATTAGTGGGCCTAGTCCTCCTTATGTTATAGAACATCGTATTGTAAGATTATTGCAATAAATTTGGTAACTATTGAGGCTTTAGTTGatgattttatattattgatGGAGGCTTCACCTATcaagtataataaataaataggaGAATGTGGATTTAAAGGTATCATTTTTTGAGAGTGGGGAAGGAAAATGATTCAAAAATGGCTCTAAAAGGAAATGCCCACTAACAAAAAACTTTATGTCAAAGAGAATTATTTTACattgaaagagagagagagaggatgaACATGATTGGTGATCCATAAATTGGGATCATCATCTCCATGCAATTTCTCTTAAGTGGAGTGTtgctttttattaatatatttaataattaataaaacagAATATATTTATTTCTTCTTGATGCTCCCTCCTACAATGCCTCAGGTGCTTCATCTTttcctattattatttttttaactttttgggtttttcccttctttttaaaaaaaaaaaaaaaaatatctggCATCACATTGTACCTtctataatgataataataataattctgtaataaataattttacttaaGTTATTCAAGGGAGCTCTTCTTCATAAACATATGGGCTTTGCATCGACTGGCCCAAACCCACCAATAATTATTTCTTTCTTCCCTCTTTTAGCCCGTTGAGTGACGTCGTTTAGGAGCTAAAATTTAACAATGTTCAAGTACTTCAGATTTTCCCCAATCCCATCATGATTCTTTCCTGTGCTGAATCTTGCCTTTCTTTTTCTCAAGTGTCTTAACTCATTATTAAACCTAGTGGATTCTATCCTTAAAAAGATATAGTGCTTGCAGTGAAATTTAACAAATCTAAGTCCAATGAAGTTAAACCACCAAGATTAACACCAAAGCATAGTCTTTTGCTTGCAGTTTAGGACATTATTAAGCCTTTATTCACCACCATTGCAAGCTAAGCACAAACAAATCTTCTAAGCACAGAATCATATATTCATAATCAACTCATTATCCAAATCTTGATTCTAAATTCATGACTCATTTTTTAATCACCTGACATGTATTGTAAGCACGAATATATTTATGGTCAAATATATTTCGTCGCGTTTAACTTTAAGGTCACAAATTATATAGATGTATTATTATTTTCCATGATCAATACTGCATACACAACACATTGAAAGCTCGAAGCTCTCTTGCAACATATTAACACAAATACACCCAAGTGATACCACTTTCAATCACAATGTATCATAGCAAACAAAATAGTATATCATACGTAGTAATCGCCTCTAGACGCGACaaaattatctaatatttaGCATCGGACAAGACCACGAAGAATCTTATAGTGCAACATTGAAGGTTGGCAATACACCATGAAGAATCTATTGTAACATAAAAGAGTGTCATTAATGTTATAATAATATTCCATTTATTGTTTCATCATTTGCACAAAAGAAGAGCCATGGCTAACAATTTCTTGGTGACAATTCAAGAAGGCGaatttcataatataaataAGGAGAATAGATTTGATTCATAACATTTTCATACAACATATGGGGAAGCAGAATCCCAAACACACAAGGAAATTTCTAGCTATTTTCATTCCAACACTCAGGTTTGAAAAAGCTGAGTTGAATGCGAAGCataccttttctttttctatttctatGTACATCTATCCTTGCAACATACTTGTAGGTGCTTAATCTTTTGCTTAATTTGTTGCTACTTCATGAACTTCCAAGCTCACCTGCTTATCAACAGGTTCAAGTTTCATCGAAATGTAACGATCAGttagttaattatatatcaCTAACTCGACGTATCTTCTCAACCAGCTGTAGTTGATGGGATCAGAGATTTCCTCACCATATACTCTATATACAATGTGCAGCTGGTAGTAGCTATGGTTTTACCACAGTTTTTTATCTGCAACTCAGATCATGTAATCAGACACAATAGCATGAGTCTCCGGCATTAAAAGAGGAAGTTGCTCAATGTAAAGGTAGAAACGCCTTAGATTCTCTCTTGCAAGTGTCAGTGTGTCAATTATATCACCATTATTTATGACAACCCATAAATCTCTAGAGTTCACTCGCTTAAGGCTGCCACGACAAAAAGGGCAGGATTGAGATCTTGCATTCCTGTAAAAGATGGAAGTAACAATGTTCAGTGAATTGCTAATATGAAAGCAATCTATAAAAAGTAAATGGCAGAAATGGAAATTGAAGGTACCAGTCGCGGAAGCAGCTGATGCACAAGGAATGGCCACAGTTAGGCAACACCATCTTTGCACTATCTTCCATGCAAATCCCACATTCATGATCTCTCTCAAATTCATTATCAAATTGCTTCCTCATGTCTTCCACTCTCTTTCTGCTCAAAACTTCACTGCCTCTACTTCGCCTAGAGATATCTTCCAATTCAATAAACTCTCCCTCAAGCAGCCTAAGAGAAGGGTATATAGTAGCTGCgaatattttcaattaaatacATCAAAtgtcaaaaatattaaaaaagattgGAATTTCGCACAGCAGGTTGTTAACAAGTCCATGAAGTGCAGACCATAAAATTCCCTTAGTGTAGCCTTCCTTTCTTTAGACGACAACGTTGGCATTCCATCAACATAGACCTGGATAAATCACAAAGAGCTTcttttaagaaagaaaaaatagccTAAAACAGCATGTCTGTAATAAAAACATCACTAAAATCTGTCTTAACAATAAGAGAAAAGGTAATAATAAGCTGCATAGGACCACAACTACCTTGTACACAAGAATGTGGATAAGGCCTAAATAATTGGGAAGGGCATCTGTGCAACTATAATCCATCCATTCAACCAAAAACAAGATGAAAGGTGCAAGAGGGCTATATGATAATCTCATATGTACACGATCCCCACCATAATCTCCTGGAAGAGTTGCTGCTCTGCAAAATCCACCACAAACACCCAATTTACAGATTAACACTTCCCAGTTAACATTCATTCAGAATAAAATTCACATGATGattacaaaaactaaaaattaccAAAGTAAGCAGCTTTATGACTTAACCAATTCAATGGCCAAAATTAGAAGTGTAAAGATTACAACCCAGTTGCAGTAATAGCAGTTCTAACAACAAATCCACTAAGAAAGCATATGCCAAGGTCAGCTATACATTCATAAACCtaaattcatttttcaaattcaccaacttttatcttttattatttgaatttctaACTACCACAATTTTCCCAATTTCAAAATTCACCAACTTTACCATTGTTGATGACAATTTCTGCCCCACCTACCATAAATGAAACGGCACCAAGAACACGAACCCAGGAAAGGACAGAATTGCTTCCATATCAGTTAATAAAGTATCAAAATGATCATGGGCTCCACAGAGTTTAAGTTGAGGAGAATATCATGCCAAAATGTAAACAAATGAAGTATAAATAAAtgggttttttttaaaaaaataaaaaataaaaacaaacttaCAGGTTATTGGCATGTTGTATATCAGCTTCAAGAACTTTGAGAGATTCTCTGAAGGGAGAAGATTTATTGGGCTGTTTCTGCCACATTTGTTCTATCTTTTGAGTCTTGATGAGAAAATAAGAGACAGAAAAacacaaagaagaaaaaagagaacAGAGCGAGAGGGAGAGAATGATGAAAAAGGGGTAGATTTTGAGGAGAGTGGTTTTTGTTCTGTTGGAATGTTGGAAGATAAAAGATTAGATGGGGaccctttaaaaaaaaaaaaaaaaaaaaaaaaaagagaaagagatgagAGAGAAGTGCAGGCTTGCTTAGTGTTCAAACCTCTCATACTTGAAGAAAAGAAAGGGATACCTTGTCTGTCTAATGCATCTTTATCTTTCTTACCTTTGCCTTCATTATTATCTGAACTGCTGATGTTTCCCAATTATTTCCATAATTCCATGTCTGACTTTTCTTCTTTCTGCttaatattcttttatttttattctaaacATTCTCATTTGTTAACCCAAAACTTGGGaatttaaaataacttattatatttaaaagagaAGCATATATTTAAGGgttaaaacatatgctaaatacattaaagaaaaatgggatttttttattttttttttaaataaaaagtaaattatttcaCAATGATTAGattttagatttaaattaagaaaaatagaaatgATATTGAATAACCATATCTAATTGAAAGGATAGACTAATGATTTAGAAAAAGACTCCTTCTCTATATGCAGCTAATCAAAATTATTGAGAAAAACTCTTTTCCAGAAGTtactaaattattatctataacTGACATGAGACTTtacttaaaaagaaataataataataataaattaataataaaagaacAATCCTGTCAAGTGTCCATGAACCCAAGCCCAAATCTAGCTTCTCATTAGGTTTTGAGTTTCCATGGACCCAATACTGGTGTGGGTTTGGACATAGAATCAAAGATTTGATAGgacttcaatttaattaattaattaatttattaaatttgatgttcaaaatataagattttattttttttaattcataaaatttttatttttaaaagataataaaattatgtatgattttctaaaaatttatttgaatttctaatgtagttaaaataataacttttttttactATACTATCCAcccataaataataaatttaatttaaatatgataaaaattattttcaattaccGTTGCAGATTTCCAGgtgaatgaatatatatattttttctatttatcttTCTcccaatttataatttttttttctttgataaaAATACATACTAACAAGTTTAATTTGcttaaaattaaacataatattaaaatgggtaatttatgatttagtccctggatattaccattattaacaagtcagtccctgtatttttagaaacctattaaaacgtccttatgttttatttccgtcaacgaaatagtcctcccgtcctattttccgttaaaattagataaaggaggagagagaaaatttttaaaatccaattttaccctcaaataaaaccatttatttaatccttatatattacaattattaacaagttaatccttacattttcaaaaatctattaaaatatttttatctttttcatatctattaaaacgtccttatcgtttttttatgtcaactaaatagtccatatcttttctcagatctattaaaacgtccttatcgtttctttttgtcaacaaaatagtccctgtattttctttcgtcctcctcctcctcctccgaaaaagaagaagaagaaaaagaagaagaagaagaagaagagaaagaagaagaagaagaagaagaaggagaagaagaagaagaaggaggaggaggaggaggagaagaagaagaagaagaagaagaagaagagaaagaagaaaaagaagaagaaggagaagaagaagaagaagaagaagaagaagaagaagaagaagaagaagaagaagagaaagaagaaaaagaagaagaagaagaatgagaagaagaagaagaagagaaagaagaagaagaagagaaagaagaagaagaagagaaagaagaaaaagaagcaaaagaagaagaaggagaagaagcaggagaaggaggagaagaagcagaagaagcagaagaagaagaagaagaagaaggagaagaagaagaagcagaagaagcagaagaataattgatgaagaagaaaaggaaggaggaggagaaggagaaaaataatggggggtaatatagtcttttactatatttttaacggcaaaaatagacagaaggactatttcgttgatgaagagaaaacataaggacgttttaataggtttctaaaaatacagggactgacttgttaataatggtaatatccagggactaaatcgtaaattaccctattaaaataatattaatattaataaatatctaACAAAAtgcaattaatatataaaacataCGGATTAGTACAATTTAATTgatattgaatatttattttatttatttttaatatttaattttagaaaaaattaatgtattagaacaataaaaaaatgttaattatagttaaaggagataaaagtttatatttaataattaaaaaataaaaattaaagtatgaatgttctaaattttgattaaaaaaattatgagagagaaataatattttatttatattaacctATAAATTTGCTATAATAGGTAAGAGTAGGTgcaataagaattaaattaaaattaaaggagttttaagaaataaagtgaaattaagaattaaatttaaaaatactctCAAAATTAAAGGATTGCGAGTGAAAAAAAGTCCATATTTTACGCACACATACCaaggttttgtttttttttaaataatttataattttttataaaaaaattttaaaaaattatttattatttaattttaaaaaataagatatattatttagaaaaatgaacaataaaaaatgtcattttcttttttgaagTTTCCTGGCTTCAATTATTGATGAGATTGGGATCCAAAATATCTTTTGAAAAATTCATGTTTTTATCAGAAAAATTTTATCTACgttgaaaattgaaatatattCACAAaagtcataattttaaaaataaataaataagagcctttttttttttcaccaaTGCTCATTTTATATCATTTAACAAGATCCATTAGATTATATACAGAGAGaacttttataagaaaaaaaactctaaattaaaaattcaaatcaattagAAATCAAactaaagaaataaagaaatcaaatcacacaaattaatagtaaattcaaaaagaaaaatcaaatacaATGCAATAATCACACTTGTAAAATATCAGACTCAATTAAAATTATCGCCACAATACCGACAATAATTATTGACATTTTACTAAAATCGAtcaatacaaatacatgcacaAAAAGTAAATCACATGCGAGACGCAGAACACGAcaccaaaattataaaatctaatATATAACTAAATTGAAAAGTCTTTCGAAAATAAATCAGTACTGATGGTTTAATCGCAACACAAAAAAGAGAACGTTGCATAGAGCTTAGCCAGCAACAATGTGCGGAAGCGGAGATCGGTTGGACATAGCGACACCATCCCAAAATATCAACTATATTAGAAAAAGAGACCCTTCTCAAAAAGCTATTGCCTCTAAAATAAATCTTAGATTCGATAAAACAATCACGGTAGAAAATCAAAACCTTCGTATAACAAGCaacctcaaaataaaataaaaactctcacaactaatgagaaaaaaataaaaggaagaaaCAGTACAGATTCAAATCACAATCTCTCCCTTACCTGAAgataggagaaaaaaaaaatcaacactcGTGAGAAATCACTAAACACAAACACGATAAAATTTCAATGGAGATCAAGTGATACAACCCTTTGTTGATTTTTTGATAACCGAGTCCCTTCATCTTcctccttctctttctctctttctttaggTGGTCATAATTCTTGTTAATGAAAGCCACTTCCAATATAAACTTGGTATGCAAACATAGTTTCTTTCTAAGAAAAATGATAATTCATttatacaagtaataaaaaataagtatagaatattttaatttagtggTTATTAGAACTATATAATTCATCTAATATATACTCGGATTTGAGTGCttattcaattttataattataaaaaagctgtaaaatactattttagtagataaagaaatataaaaaaagagtGATGAAACTCAAAAAACCTCTGTGGTCGTTGGAGCTCCTAAGCACAAACTTCACTAAAAACAGCTTATACATAATTTTCCTTCCAAGTCTCAGTCTAAAACTACTCTATAAACTGTTACACACAGTCACCTCTAATCATTTGTGTTATTTGTTTTGATACAGAAATAAATTAGGTTAGGCAAAAAGATCCATGATGATGTTGTTTAATTTCTTAATCCCATATGGTTGAAAAGAGCATGAACTTTGTTAAGTGCAAACCCCAGAAGATGGAGGTGGTTGTCCTCTCCACTGTGTCTGAAGCTGAATGGAACTCCATGAGAAACAGACAATATTAGTTGCATGTACACTGTTGTTCTCCAATAACATTATCCATAAAATGAAACCGACCCCATGATGAGCTCACCATCTCAAGGATTTTGAACTGCAACTGCACCGTCCATTTACCTAGAGCCACATGATTCAACCTTTTTTGCCTGTATCTGCTCCTCCTGCCAATTAACTTAGGCTACCACTTTCAACAGTTCTTTTTTCCCCCTCtttatgtgtttttattttatattaagaaaatttactatatatttaatttttataataagaaaaatttattaattaattcattaattttaaaaattatattaaaaggctttaaaattttaaaaaatctattaattaattatctcattaattttaactattaaatatgttactatttaattattgtagtataaaaaaatttattaattaatcaatcaattttagaaaaaattatttaattttttatgatatgatatgaaaaaatttattcagCTCCTATGAtcttaaaaaacttatttactCACTGTagtatgaaaaaatattattcaatttttataatataaaaaaattaattaattagtcgaattttaaaaaatatattaaagtatttatgagtctttaaaaaatatactaattattttttctgtTAGTTTTAATTGCGTTAAgtgttttactatttaattatataatataaaacataCTTATCAATTCATCttttaatgttataaaaatatttattaattaattatttaatttgtattgagaatattttaaatttttttaatacttaataattaaaattaaataatatatatcagtaaattttttaaaaaatttataaatattttaatatattttttaaaatttataaatattttactatatttttaaaattaaaaaattaattaatgagttttccaTTACAAGAATTAaacagtaattttttttttatctattattatGTAAGATAAATATTTTTCCACTTTCACCTACAAGTACATTACTTAAAGTTCAAGTCTCTCTCGTAAGTTACATTGAGAAAagagaattaattttaaaaaattaaataaacaaattaataattgGCACCTACTATATATAGACTTGGCATGctaatgtgattttttttttctaaaagaaattatgataaaataaatataaaaaatatttttgattaaaaaaatatataaaaaatatttttaaataaataaataattaatataaatatagcaaaatttaatttatgctTAGAAATGATCTGGGTAACCGAGAATAacaatttttgttatttaatataaataatatcaatatattaaaaatttctgAAGAATAATTAAACAATTTTTGCTATTCAATGTGTATTGATTGCTGAGGTTTTAGTTGCCCTACCACATAGTTAGGTATATTGGACAGCTTTGTGGTccaagttttttcttttttttttttttttttaaagttctgTTTGGTTCTGTTATATGTTGACcttaagaatataaaatttattgtgcATAAATTCTCACTTTGAAAGTTTTTTTCTACACTTAAAAAATTtgtacaaataattaaaaggtgCTTTTCTTGGTTGCTATTTGGATTTGCGGTTCATGTTCACACGAATAATGtcataaatttaaatgttaatatatatttttttattatattcacaTATATAATCCCGATAGAAAATACATCCgaataaatc
Coding sequences within it:
- the LOC110629444 gene encoding E3 ubiquitin-protein ligase AIRP2 isoform X2, yielding MRLSYSPLAPFILFLVEWMDYSCTDALPNYLGLIHILVYKVYVDGMPTLSSKERKATLREFYATIYPSLRLLEGEFIELEDISRRSRGSEVLSRKRVEDMRKQFDNEFERDHECGICMEDSAKMVLPNCGHSLCISCFRDWNARSQSCPFCRGSLKRVNSRDLWVVINNGDIIDTLTLARENLRRFYLYIEQLPLLMPETHAIVSDYMI
- the LOC110629444 gene encoding E3 ubiquitin-protein ligase AIRP2 isoform X1, with protein sequence MWQKQPNKSSPFRESLKVLEADIQHANNLAATLPGDYGGDRVHMRLSYSPLAPFILFLVEWMDYSCTDALPNYLGLIHILVYKVYVDGMPTLSSKERKATLREFYATIYPSLRLLEGEFIELEDISRRSRGSEVLSRKRVEDMRKQFDNEFERDHECGICMEDSAKMVLPNCGHSLCISCFRDWNARSQSCPFCRGSLKRVNSRDLWVVINNGDIIDTLTLARENLRRFYLYIEQLPLLMPETHAIVSDYMI